The genomic stretch TGAGGTTCGAATTACGGACAAGTACTTTAAGCATATTCAGGATTTAGATCATCAATATCTTTTAACGTTGGAGCCAGATAGATTGTTATCTTGGTTTAGACGTGAGGCAGGATTGACTCCTAAAGCTCAACCCTATCCTTTTTGGGAATCAGAAGATGTGTGGGGAGGCGGACCATTAGCTGGACATATTCTTGGTTTTTATATGTCCTCCATGTCTATGATGTATCAGACAACAAATGATAAAATGATTCTTGATAGATTAAATTATATTGTCAATGAGTTACTGCTTTGTCAAAAAGCTCATGGAGATGGTTATTTATTAGCTACTGTTAATGGTAAGCAAGTGTTTGAAGATATGATTGATGGAGATTTTACGACATCCAATCCTCTAATCAACCAAACTTGGGAACCTGTGTATATTATGAATAAAATTATGCTAGGACTTTATGGAGTTTATAAGCGATGTCATATACAAGATGCTAAAAGAATATTAATGGGAATGGCAGATTGGTTTGGTTATGAGGTATTAGATAAATTGAATCATGAGAACATTCAAAAAATGTTGGTATGTGAACATGGATCTATTAATGAATCTTATATAGACGTATATAAGATAACTGGAGATAAGAAATATTTAGAATGGGCTAAAAAATTAAATGATGAGGATATGTGGGTACCTCTTTCCAAAGGAGAGGATATACTGAATGGTTGGCATGCTAATACACAAATACCTAAATTTACAGGTTTTAATGCAGTTTATCGATATACGAATAATAAGGCTTACAATGATGCTGCTACTCGTTTTTGGGATATTGTTGTTCAAAAGCATACATGGATAAATGGTGGAAATAGTACTGGAGAGCATTTTTTCGAGGAAAGTATGTTTGAAAAGAAAATACCACAATATGGTGGTCCAGAATCATGTAACTCAGTTAATATGATGCGATTGACTGAAAGTCTTTATCAAACTGATGGCAGAGTAGATAGGATTGATTATTATGAACGTGTACTTTATAATCATATTTTAGCTAATTATGACCCGGAAGAAGGAATGTGTGTTTATTATACTCCTATGCGGCCTGGTCATTATAAAATATATGGAACAAGGTATCATTCATTTTGGTGTTGTACAGGTACGGGATTTGAAGCTCCAGCAAAGTTTGCGAAAATGATTTATGCACATAAAGATAATTCACTTTATGTAAATATGTTTATAGCATCAACGTTGGACTGGAATGAAAAGAACATTATGATTACTCAATCTACTAATTTTCCTGACGAAGATCAGACATTACTTACTATAAAGTCTTCATCTACACAACAAATAGATTTAAAAATACGGATCCCCTTTTGGATCAAAAATAAAAGTATGGTTGTGAGAGTAAATAATAAAATTGTGAAAGGCATAAAATCAGAAAAAGGTTATGTTACAATATCACGTGAATGGTCAGATGGGGATGAAATTAAAGTGACATTTACACCTCTATTAGAAATTGTACCTTTAAAAAATAGTGAAAGATATCTTGCTATGACTTACGGGCCTATT from Phocaeicola dorei encodes the following:
- a CDS encoding glycoside hydrolase family 127 protein codes for the protein MKKYKILLFVIVMSCISNVYMWGTTKPLSKNRIDLFSLSEVRITDKYFKHIQDLDHQYLLTLEPDRLLSWFRREAGLTPKAQPYPFWESEDVWGGGPLAGHILGFYMSSMSMMYQTTNDKMILDRLNYIVNELLLCQKAHGDGYLLATVNGKQVFEDMIDGDFTTSNPLINQTWEPVYIMNKIMLGLYGVYKRCHIQDAKRILMGMADWFGYEVLDKLNHENIQKMLVCEHGSINESYIDVYKITGDKKYLEWAKKLNDEDMWVPLSKGEDILNGWHANTQIPKFTGFNAVYRYTNNKAYNDAATRFWDIVVQKHTWINGGNSTGEHFFEESMFEKKIPQYGGPESCNSVNMMRLTESLYQTDGRVDRIDYYERVLYNHILANYDPEEGMCVYYTPMRPGHYKIYGTRYHSFWCCTGTGFEAPAKFAKMIYAHKDNSLYVNMFIASTLDWNEKNIMITQSTNFPDEDQTLLTIKSSSTQQIDLKIRIPFWIKNKSMVVRVNNKIVKGIKSEKGYVTISREWSDGDEIKVTFTPLLEIVPLKNSERYLAMTYGPIVLATKIDNTNIGKEEFRHERKTVSNVMIPMSDTPVLFGTLNEIKGNIRRVVGKELLFIYNPKEGKSVKLVPYNRINFSRYAIYMIHVDDKEEYIKTVWDGSYYVNMNQNLGTINVDAICIGDTDSERMHKIEQVSNITGKYDYISSWRRAVNGGYFMYNLASLPDKEQTLYIAFRGNDQDEFAFDLLIDGQVIKSFVRSLGDEGLVTKNYAKYIPIPFELTRGKKNITLKIAARLKNMTGDIFDIRILPSNSEMDLK